The DNA sequence tctttaattGCAAACCCCCTTTTCTCCTAACAACCGAAAGCGTAACACTTCGATTGcgattcctagggagacgacccaagTTTGAACTACTCTCGGTTTATTGTTTTGTATTGGAAAATATTTAAAGTTTGATTGTGAGAgtttattgttggtttggactatacatGAAACGAAGAAATTCTATTTTGAGAAAATTCTGAACCCACGATAAATCCTTATCTATCAGAGGTCGGGCGATTTATCCCCTTCTCCAATGTGGTATATCTCTTTGAGGTGCCTTTTGCGGGATGACTTTGAGATCCCTCCCCTAGCGAATCCTCTGTTGATCATGTGAATGTGCCTCTTCGGGGTGTGAGAGGGGCGTTCGGTCCATCCTCCCTCTACGTCCCGCATCTTTTTCCTAGGATTGTCCGATCTGCTAGCTAAGAATCGATCTAATCTTCCTTCACGGGCCAACTTTTCTATGATGTTCTTTAAGTCGTACCATTTGATGGTAGGGTGCCCGTAGATTttgtggtattcacaatattcggtcCGACTTCCTCCCTTTTTTGCTTGATTGGTCAGGGTCGGGGGATCTTTTCTGTGTTGCATATTTCCCTTTAGACGTCTACTAAGGATATCCGAAGGGGGTATAGTTATGGTACTTTCTAGGTTTCTCTGTATGTTGATCCTCCGTTTTCTTTGGCTCTTTGTCCTTGTCCCGGGAGGTGTAGGAGAAGCCGGTTTTGGAGGTTTCCCCCAATCGGGAGTTTTCTTCCTTGTTAATGTACTTTTCGGCCCACTCTTGTACTTCGTTCAAGGATGTAGGGTGTTTCTTGGATTTGGATTGGCTGAagggtccctctcgtaggccattgataagTCCCATGATTGTTGCTCCAGTAAGGAGATTTTTTATGTCGAGACATGCTTTATTGAATTTTTCCATATAGTTTCGGAGGCTCTCCCGGTCTCCTTGTCTGATTTCGAGTAGGCTTGGAGCGTGCTTGGATTTGTCTTTTTTAAtgaagaacttggctaggaatttcTTGGTGAGATCATCAAAGCTGGTAATCAACCTTGGGGGTAGGCTGTTGAACCACTTTACAACCGTTTTAGTGAGggtagttgggaaggctttgcagcgagttGTGTCTGAGGCGTCCATGAGGTACATTcgacttctgaagttgctgaggttaTGGCTTGGATCAGATGTTCcatcgtatggggtcatgtcaggGGCTTTGATGTCGTTTTGGACCTTTGCCTTCATGATCTCTTCCGTGAATGGGTCTTGTTCTATGTGAGGACTAGTTTCACGGTTGGATCGAGTGGTCTTGGTCTTGAGGTCGGCTTTAAGCTTCGGTAGTTTTTCTTCTAGCTCTCTGCGCCGTATGGTTTCTTTTTGCAGGTCTCGCTCGGCCTCCCGTTGTCTTTCGGCTTCTTGTTCAAGCTGTTTGAGGTGATGTTCTTCGCGGAAGGCGTCTAGGATCTCCGTGTTTTGATTTTGTTATTCCCACTTGGAATGGTATGATTCCTTTGGTGATGGGGGAAGGGGTACGAAATCCGTATTCTTTGTCGGCGTACCGACGTCTAGTCCAGAGGTGTGGTCGTTGTTACGTGGATTGCTTGTTGGTGCGTGTGTAcgcaaaacccacactatttcgtacaGCAGCAGTACGAGCAAGTAATACCTGTCTGAGTCAGgctcgatcccatgaggattgtggcttgaagcaagctatggttgccttgcaggtcttagtcaggtagaATCGAAAGGTGGTTGGATTAAGTTAGCTATTAGGAATTATATGctgggaatagagttgagagttggagttgctttgtctttctgaagtaactctggtactactatgTTCTTTGCATgagaatgatcttcttctatggcagactATAAGTGATCAAAGTCgttgcccgtggtcattgatctcctctgctacagaatgaACACGGCCGTGGCCATTGGCCATGGTtacttgataaaccccgtttttagggtttatcttgtgttggatttagagcattttgataatctttcctcacatttattcaatgaattagcatagttttgtgattgtctccgtatttgtgcttagatgtgaaaatatgctttatAGAACTTTAATTTGATAGttttaatcttcctttgattccgctagatgccttgatgtgtttgctagtgattttagATTGAAAAGGGCGAGgaaaggatcaaaggagtgaaataAAAGtgtacaaagtggagaaatcatgaaaagccaaagatttggaaaaatctcatggacgcgcacgcgcactatgGTGGATtaatcaggatcataagcttctgttTCATAAGAAGCTTTCTTATTACTGCCAGCTGCAGTTTGCATCCCAGTAAGATGTTGAAAGATCATGTTGGCCTCTTGGGTAAAGATCTTATTATGAGCCAGAATGGCATTCAAAGTCTTAACTttatgaactcctttcttttgagaggtaccattgtttacaggattcctctcagaggtgtacatgaattggttgtttgtaaccatctcaatgagctctcttgcttctgcatgcgttttcttcaagtggagagatccacctccagagctgtccaatgaaattTTGTACATCTCAAAAaaaccatcatagaacacgcctatgatagACCACTCTAAGAGCATGTCAGGaagacatctcctgatcagttgcttgtatctttcccaagcttcatagagggattcaccttctctttgtctgacgGTTTGAGCTTCCACTCTAATCTTgttcatcctttgaggaggaaaaaacttggccAGAAAAgtattaactagcttttcccaagagttaaGACTCTCTCTAGGTTGGGCTTCCAACCATAGCTTAGGTCTGTCTCTTACTGTAAAAGGAAAGAGCATTAACTTGTAAACTTCAGGATTGACTACATTAGTCTTTATAGTATCACAGATCAGCAAGAACTCAACtaaaaactgatgtggatcttccattggaagtccatgaaacttccAATTCTAttgtagaagagagactaactgaggcttaagctcaaaattgttagctccaatggcaggtacagcaatgcttctgccataaaagtcagaggtaggcatggtgaagtcaccaaggacctttctaggCTCCTCCTGTGGTTCAGCCATATCCTCtatttcttgttcaaaactttttgAAAGGTCTCATCCgaagtgttgtgctttaacttgctGTAAACGCCTcctcagagtcttttcaggttcaggatcaggagacaagaggggttctttatccctgttccgaGTCATAAAGAGACTTCCAATAgacaagaagctcctccttaaagtcagaagtaaagaaagaagaagaagataaaaaataaaaataaataaaagaagtagaagaagtgatgagcagataatttatacgcttttcgacattgtttttacattgtttttaatatattttagttactttttattatatttttattagtttttatgcgaaaatcacatttctggactttactatgagtttgtgtgtttttctataatttcaggtattttctcgctgaaattgagggacctgagcaaaaatctgattcagagtctgaaaaaggactgcagatgctgttggattctgaccctctttcactcaaagtggattttctggagctacaaaagcccaattcgggcactctcaattgcgttggaaaatataCATCtttggctttccagcaatatataatagtccatacttttcccatgatttgatggcccaaattggcgtttaaatgcccactagagacccttttctggcgtaaaaaaCCAGaattggcaccagaactggagttaaacgcccaaactagcatccaagctggcgtttaactctagaaatggcctatgcacgtgtaaagctcaatgctcaatccaagcacacaccaagtgggccccggaagtggatttctgcactatctgcacttagttacttattttctgtaatccttattagtaactagtttagtataaataacactttttactattgtattcatatcgaTGGTTGGAAACCCTCTTTTCACTTTTAtgttacatttgggaggctggccattcggccatggctagacctttttctcttatgtattttcaaccgtggagtttctacacctcatagattaaggtgcgaagCTCTGCTgctcttcatgaattaatgcaagtactattgtttctctttcaattcatgcttacttcttctccaagatataatctcgtacttaatttagttaagtcagaatgaaggggtgacccgtgacaatcacccactatcttcgttactcgcttaaccaagatctgcgtgcctgacaaccacaagcggtctacatgatgttcaacgtagtcattagacgatagccggagtataatctcttgggtctctaatccacggaccaaGTCCaggagattagaaccttcgtggtataggctagaattaattggcagcattcctgagatccagaaagtctaaaccttgtctgtggtattccgagtaggatctgggacgggatgactgtgacgagcttcaaactcgcgaatgttgggcacagtgacagtgtgcaaaaggatagagagatcctattctgacacaagtgagaaccgatagatgattagccgtgcagaaaccgtactttgaccattttcactgagtggatcatacagcttgccatggaagggagcacgcatgattggaagatgacaataggaaagtagaggttctgaagcaacaaagcatctccaaactcttatatgaaattccaaccaatggttagttgtgcggagttgtgaaaagtgtgatcagaattccgtgcaccaagtttttggcgccgttgccagggattgttcgagtttgaataactgacggttcatcttgttgcttagattgggtacttttattttatgtttaagctttttatttttatttaaaaaaaatcattcaaaaatttttaagaatgaattctagagcttcatgagatatgttaatgtctggctggctgttaagccatgtctaatcttttggactgaggtttccactttccattgtagaaaggacatgtctgtatttattatgctaaagcttggctggtcatttggccatgtctaattcttttggaccgaagctttagactaacattgcatgaatcctggaattcttattaaaaattttgaatttctttattttctttttccaaaaaaatttttcaaaaaatatacaaaaaaattaataaaatcaagaaaccaaaaaaaattttgtgtttcttgtttgactcttgtgtcaaattttaagtttggtgtcaattgcattcattttcgaattattagtgtctaaagtttaaaaatttcaaagtttggtgtcttgcatgtctttctttccttaaaaattttcaaaaaaaaatatgttcttgatgttcatcatgatcttcaaagtgttctttttGTTCatgttgacattcaaagtgttcttgcatgcattatttgttttgatcttaaatttttatgttttgtttcattttgttggttctctctttcttcattaattcaaaaaaatcaaaaataatatactttccttattcttctcataattttcgaaattttgagttgacttggtcaaaaatttttaaaatttagttgtttcttgttagtcaagtcaaaatttcaatttaaaaactttagcttttcaaatatttttcaaaaataaaatctttttcacttttcttcttaatatattcgaattttttaaataaattttcaaaatctttttcttatttttacttcatatttttgaaaactttactaacaattaatgttttgattcaaaatattTCAAGTTTATTAcgttcttgttaagaaaggttcaatctttaaattccagaatcatatcttttagtttcttgttagtcaagtcattaactttaattttaaaatcaaatctttttaatttctttttcaattatttttcaaaataaatttcaatcatatctttttaaaattttaatttcaaaatcttcttctaacttcttatcttttcaaaatttattttcaaatcttttttaattaaccacttgacttgtttgttttaattttaaaaaagtttactatttattatctttttcaaaatcacctaactacttttctctctcattaatttcgaaaactaaataacaaattttttaaaattctttttaattaattaatttatttagttttcaatttgcttttatttcttttattaaattttgaattctaacttaattaattaaataaaaataaaaatatttttcatctccctcttcttaaaattcgaatactctctccctcatctctttctatttatttatttatttactaacacttctcttctactcaaaattccattcttatactcacataaaggaatctctatactgtgacatagaggatcccCATTCTCCCTTTGTTCTCTTcattttcatatgagcaggaacaaggataaggacattcttgttgaagctgatcctgaacctgaaaagactctaaagaggaagctaagagaagctaaagcacaacactcgggagaggaccttacaaaaaattttgaaaaggaatcagacatggcagccgaacccaacaacaatggtggagatgcaaggaagatgcttggtgactttactgcaccaactttcgacttttatggaagaagcatctcaa is a window from the Arachis hypogaea cultivar Tifrunner chromosome 17, arahy.Tifrunner.gnm2.J5K5, whole genome shotgun sequence genome containing:
- the LOC112763460 gene encoding uncharacterized protein, with the translated sequence MKAKVQNDIKAPDMTPYDGTSDPSHNLSNFRSRMYLMDASDTTRCKAFPTTLTKTVVKWFNSLPPRLITSFDDLTKKFLAKFFIKKDKSKHAPSLLEIRQGDRESLRNYMEKFNKACLDIKNLLTGATIMGLINGLREGPFSQSKSKKHPTSLNEVQEWAEKYINKEENSRLGETSKTGFSYTSRDKDKEPKKTEDQHTEKPRKYHNYTPFGYP